In Cellulomonas wangsupingiae, the genomic window GCGGCGGCTGGTGCGGCAGGGTGTCGCCTGGGGGCGGGACTACACGTGGATCGTCGGGGCGCAGGCCGCCGCGACGCTGCGCCCGCCGGCGCCGGACGGCCTGGCGTCGGGGGACCGGGCGCCCGTGGTGCTGGTGCCGGGCGTCTACGAGACGTGGCCCGTGATGGGCGGGCTGGCACGCGCGCTGCACGCCGCCGGTCACCCCGTGCACGCCGTACCCGCGCTGGGGTTCAACCTCGGCACGCTCGAGGACTCCGCGGGGCACGTGGCGGACCGGCTGGGCGTGCTGGACCTCGACCGCGTCGTCCTCGTCGCGCACTCGAAGGGCGGGCTGATCGGCAAGCTCGTCCTGGCCGACCCGGACGCGGGGGCACGCGTGGCGGGCCTCGTCGCGGTCAACACCCCGTTCGCGGGGTCGACGTACGCCCGGTGGTTCCCGGCGCGGCCGGTCCGTGCCCTGTCACCGGTGGACCCGCACGTGCTCGCGCTCGCGCGGGACGTGGCGACGCACGCGCGGATCTGGTCGGTCTACGCGCGCTTCGACCCGCACGTGCCGGGCGGCAGCGAGCTCCCGGGCGCGGTCAACGTCCGGCTGCCGCTCGACGGGCACTTTCGCCCCCTGGACGACCCCCGGATGCACGCGGCCGTGCTGGACGCGGTCACGCACCTCGCGCGGGACACCTCCGAGCGGCCGGACGCCTGAGGGGCTGCCTGCCGGCCGTCAGTGGCCGGCGGGCACCACCGCGCCCGCCGGGGCGGGCCGGACCGCGAACGCAGCCACGATGGCCGGCAGCGTGAGGAACGCACCGACGAGGAACGCGGCGCGCACCCCGCCCGCGGTGGCGACGACCGGCGAGGCGCCGTCGGCCGCGAGCCCGGCCATCGTCGCGGACAGGATCGTGATGAACAGCGCCGTCCCGGCGGCACCGGCGACCTGCTGCACCGTGCCGATCACGGCCGAGCCGTGGGAGTACCGGTGCGGCGGGACCGACCCCAGCGCGGACGTGAACAGCGGCGTGAAGACGAGCGCCAGCCCTGCCGACATCGTCACGTGCCCCGCGACGAGCAGCCACTGCGGGCTGCCGACGCCCAGCAGCAGGGCCATGCCCCATGCCGACAGGCTGACGAGCACCGTGCCGGGCACGAGCAGCGGACGTGGGCCGACCCGGTCGTACGCGCGCCCGACGAGGGGCGCGAGCAGGCCCATGAGCAGGCCGCCGGGCAGCAGCATCAGCCCGGTGCGCAGCGTGTCGACGCCGAGGACGTCCTGCGCGTAGATCGGCAGCAGGATGATGACGCCGAAGAGCGACATCATCATGACGGCCATGAGGCCGACGCCCACGGCGAACGTGCGCGAGCGGAACGTGCGCAGGTCCAGCAGCGCGTCGTCGGTGCGCTGCAGCGCCAGCTGCCGGGCGACGAAGAGCGTGAGGGCCGCCGCGCCGCCGACCAGGGCCCCGACGGTCACGGGCTGCACACCGCCCTGGACGACCTCGCCGATGCGGGACATGCCGAGCACGAGCCCGCCGAACGCGACGGCTGACAGCAGCACCGAGGGCACGTCGACCCGGGCCCACCGCGGCTCGGTCACGTTCGGCAGCCGTGCGGCGCCGAGCGCCAGGGCGCCGAGCGCGACCGGCAGCACCAGGCCGAACATCCAGCGCCAGTCGAGCACCGACAGGATGAGCCCGGAGATCGTCGGGCCCAGCGCGGGGGCCACCGAGATGACGATCGAGATGTTGCCCATGGTGCGCCCGCGGGAGGCGGGCGGGGTCACGGTCATGACCGTCGTCATGAGCAGCGGCAGCATCACCGCGGTGCCGGTGGCCTGCACGACGCGGCCGACGAGCAGCACCTCGAAGCCGGGGGACAGCGCGCACACCAGCGTGCCGAGCGAGAACAGCCCCATGGAGGTGAGGAACGCCGCACGGGTCGTGGTCCGCTGCAGGAAGAACCCGGTGACGGGGATGACCACGGCCATCGTCAGCAGGAAGGCGGTGGTCAGCCACTGCGCTGTCCCCGCGGTGATCGCGAGGTCGTCCATGAGGCGCGGGAGCGCGACGCCCATGATCGTCTCGTTGAGGATGACGACGAACGTCGAGACGAGCAGGAGCACGACCGCCAGGCGGTCGCGCGCCGACATCGCCGTCGGTGCGTCGGGGACGACGGTGGTGGGGTCCGCCACGGTCGTGGGCGGGGCGCTCTGGTCGGTCACGTGAGGTCGCCTGTCGCTTCTGGCCCCGCGGTCGGGGCGGCTGGCACGGTCCGGCCGGACCGGAGGAGGGCGCGGACGCGTCCCGACGAGTCTGTGAGGAGAACCCCGCGCGGGTCGACGCAATTCCGTCCGCCGTACCGACCTGCCGCGACGACCGCACTCATCGGCCGTGGCCGCACAGCCCGCAGCCCGCGCCACCGGGGCGCGGGCTGCGTCAGTCAGAGGGGCGCGCGTCAGACGGTCGCGAGCACCGTGTCGAGCAGGCCCAGGACGACCGTCGCCGAGCGCTCGGCGGCGTCGTCGACGTGCGCGCCGAAGTCCACTCCCGCGATCGGCCCGCACAGGTCGGAGATGCCCCGCACGGACAGGAACGGCACACCGGCCAGGTGCGCGGTGTGCGCGAGCGCCGTCGACTCCATGTCGCACGCGAGCGCGTCGGGGAACGCCTCGCGCAGGCCGACGACGCGCTCGGCGTCGACGAAGACGTCGCTCGACAGGAGGGTGCCGGTGCGGACCGTCAGCCCACCCGCGTCCACGCCCGCGGCGGCGGCCAGCAGCCCGGGGTCGGCGTCGAAGCGCGCCGGCATGCCCGGGACCTGCCCGAGCGCGTACCCGAAGACGCGCGCGTCCGCCGCCCCGTAGACGGTCGTGGCGCCCACGACGACGTCGCCGACCCGCACGTCGAGCCCCATGCCGCCCGCGGAGCCGGCGCTGAGCACCACGCGCGCGCCCGACCCGTGCAGCGCCAGGGCCGTGGCCGTCGCCGCGTTGACCAGGCCGATGCCGCACGTCACGAGCAGCACACGGGGACCGCCGAGGTCGAGGACGCGCCGACGGGCGCCGACGACCTCGACCTCGTCGCCCACGGCCGTCGCGCGGTCCAGGAACGGGGAGGCCTCGACGCCCATCGCCGTGACGACGACCGCGTCGACGCGCGCGCCCGCCCGGGCGGACAGGTCGGCGCTCACGCCGTCACCGTGCTCCACCCGTCGCGGGCGGCGAGGAACGTCCGCGCCGCGTCCTGCGCGCCGCTCAGCGTGTGGTGCGCGCCCCAGCCGCACTGCACCTCGTTGGCCGCGGGCACCTCGTCCGCCCCGAGGACGTCGGTGAGCGTCGCGGCGACGAGGTCCTGGACCTCGTCGAGCGTCCAGCGGCCCTCGAGCATGAGGTAGAAGCCCGTCTGGCACCCCATGGGGGAGAAGTCCAGGACGCGGTCGGAGTGGTTGCGCGAGTGCTCCGCGAACAGGTGCTCCAGGGAGTGCACGGCGTCCATCTCGAGGTGCCCGACGTTCGGCTGCGTGAACCGCACGTCGAACTTGGAGATGACGTCCCCGTGGGGGAGCTCCTTGAGGTCCGCGAGCCGGATGTACGGCGCGACGACGGTGCGGTGGTCCAGGTTGAACGACTCGACGTTCATGCGCGGTGTGTCCACCCGACAAGTGTGGGGCACGGCGCGCCCGGGTGCCCGTGCGTCCGCAGGGCGGGCGCAGGGCGTGCGCCGCCGCAGGTCAGCGGGCGCGCAGCTCCACGAGCACGCGCGGCAGCTCGGCGAGCAGCTCGCGCGCGAGGTAGCCGTGCGGTCCGACCGCGGCGGCGAGCCGGTCGCCGGCCACGCCGTGCGCCTCGACACCGAAGCACGCCGCCTGCTCGGGGCTCGCACCGCGGGCGAGCAGACCGCCCACGGCTCCCGCCAGCACGTCACCGCTGCCGGACGTGCCGAGCCCGGAGTACCCGGTCGACGCGCGCCAGCGCCGCCCGTGGGGCTCCGCGACGACCCCCGCGCACGCGACGACCACGCCGTACTCGTCGGCGATGCGCGCGGCGACCGGCACCTCGGCGTCGTCGCGGCCCTCGTCCGCGGTGTCCGGGTCGTCGTCCAGGAGGCGGCCCGCCTCCGCGGTGTTCGGTGTGAGCACCGCGCGGCCGCGCACGGCGTCCCGGACGTCGTGCGCGTCGCGCAGGACGCCCAGGGCGAACGCGTCGAGGACCAGCGGCGTCGTGTCAGCCGTCCCGGCGACGACCGCGCGCAGCAGCGCGAGCGTCCCGTCGGGCTCGTCGAGGCCCGGGCCCACCACGACCACGTCGGCGCGCTCGAGCTCGGCGTCCAGCCCGTCGCCGGGCCCGGTGACGGCGCCGCCGGGCCCCTCCGGCAGGCCGATCACGCCCGCCTCGGGGATCGCGACGGCCAGCGGCCCGGCCACCGAGGCGGCCACGCCCAGGGTCAGGCGTCCG contains:
- a CDS encoding NAD(P)H-hydrate dehydratase; translated protein: MADATLTPALLREHPLPEPTGGKDARGGVLVLGGARSTPGAVMLAGLAALRVGAGRLTLGVAASVAGPLAVAIPEAGVIGLPEGPGGAVTGPGDGLDAELERADVVVVGPGLDEPDGTLALLRAVVAGTADTTPLVLDAFALGVLRDAHDVRDAVRGRAVLTPNTAEAGRLLDDDPDTADEGRDDAEVPVAARIADEYGVVVACAGVVAEPHGRRWRASTGYSGLGTSGSGDVLAGAVGGLLARGASPEQAACFGVEAHGVAGDRLAAAVGPHGYLARELLAELPRVLVELRAR
- the mtnN gene encoding 5'-methylthioadenosine/S-adenosylhomocysteine nucleosidase, whose protein sequence is MSADLSARAGARVDAVVVTAMGVEASPFLDRATAVGDEVEVVGARRRVLDLGGPRVLLVTCGIGLVNAATATALALHGSGARVVLSAGSAGGMGLDVRVGDVVVGATTVYGAADARVFGYALGQVPGMPARFDADPGLLAAAAGVDAGGLTVRTGTLLSSDVFVDAERVVGLREAFPDALACDMESTALAHTAHLAGVPFLSVRGISDLCGPIAGVDFGAHVDDAAERSATVVLGLLDTVLATV
- a CDS encoding DHA2 family efflux MFS transporter permease subunit; translation: MSARDRLAVVLLLVSTFVVILNETIMGVALPRLMDDLAITAGTAQWLTTAFLLTMAVVIPVTGFFLQRTTTRAAFLTSMGLFSLGTLVCALSPGFEVLLVGRVVQATGTAVMLPLLMTTVMTVTPPASRGRTMGNISIVISVAPALGPTISGLILSVLDWRWMFGLVLPVALGALALGAARLPNVTEPRWARVDVPSVLLSAVAFGGLVLGMSRIGEVVQGGVQPVTVGALVGGAAALTLFVARQLALQRTDDALLDLRTFRSRTFAVGVGLMAVMMMSLFGVIILLPIYAQDVLGVDTLRTGLMLLPGGLLMGLLAPLVGRAYDRVGPRPLLVPGTVLVSLSAWGMALLLGVGSPQWLLVAGHVTMSAGLALVFTPLFTSALGSVPPHRYSHGSAVIGTVQQVAGAAGTALFITILSATMAGLAADGASPVVATAGGVRAAFLVGAFLTLPAIVAAFAVRPAPAGAVVPAGH
- a CDS encoding S-ribosylhomocysteine lyase codes for the protein MNVESFNLDHRTVVAPYIRLADLKELPHGDVISKFDVRFTQPNVGHLEMDAVHSLEHLFAEHSRNHSDRVLDFSPMGCQTGFYLMLEGRWTLDEVQDLVAATLTDVLGADEVPAANEVQCGWGAHHTLSGAQDAARTFLAARDGWSTVTA
- a CDS encoding esterase/lipase family protein, producing MTASGGARAGGAVRRLVRQGVAWGRDYTWIVGAQAAATLRPPAPDGLASGDRAPVVLVPGVYETWPVMGGLARALHAAGHPVHAVPALGFNLGTLEDSAGHVADRLGVLDLDRVVLVAHSKGGLIGKLVLADPDAGARVAGLVAVNTPFAGSTYARWFPARPVRALSPVDPHVLALARDVATHARIWSVYARFDPHVPGGSELPGAVNVRLPLDGHFRPLDDPRMHAAVLDAVTHLARDTSERPDA